Proteins encoded by one window of Sediminicoccus rosea:
- a CDS encoding Bug family tripartite tricarboxylate transporter substrate binding protein, with the protein MKRRAALALLATPALAQAQAAWPQRPVRIIVPFPPGGSNDVIARPLAEKLQQRLGQPVVIENRPGAGGAIGAAQVAQAAADGHTLMVTSSSFAASAVVQRTPYDAVTSFEPVARLAVAPFLVLTNLNFPPRDIAGLIAYAKANPGRVDFGSSGPGGINHFVTEYFALRAGLRLNHVPYRGMPPAVTDLVAGHIQMLITTMASASAPIRDQRVRLLAYAGPGAPASSPPAPTVRAATGLDYEATIWWALFAPRGLPAEVTRILNAAVVASLAEPDVARIYEAEGATPAPSSPAEFAEILRADIARFREVAQAANIRAE; encoded by the coding sequence ATGAAGCGCCGCGCCGCCCTAGCCCTGCTCGCGACACCCGCCCTGGCACAGGCGCAGGCCGCTTGGCCGCAGCGGCCCGTCCGGATCATCGTCCCCTTCCCGCCCGGTGGGTCGAATGACGTGATCGCGCGGCCCCTGGCCGAAAAGCTCCAGCAGCGCCTGGGCCAGCCGGTGGTGATCGAGAACCGGCCCGGCGCCGGGGGCGCCATCGGCGCCGCCCAGGTCGCGCAGGCGGCAGCGGATGGGCATACGCTGATGGTAACGAGCAGCAGCTTCGCCGCCTCCGCCGTGGTGCAGCGCACGCCCTATGACGCGGTGACGAGCTTCGAACCCGTGGCGCGCCTCGCCGTCGCACCTTTCCTCGTGCTGACCAACCTCAACTTCCCGCCGCGCGACATCGCTGGCCTCATCGCCTATGCGAAAGCAAATCCGGGGCGCGTGGATTTCGGCAGTTCGGGCCCCGGCGGCATCAACCACTTCGTCACCGAATACTTCGCGCTGCGTGCCGGGCTGCGGCTGAACCACGTGCCGTATCGCGGCATGCCGCCCGCCGTGACCGACCTCGTCGCCGGCCATATCCAGATGCTGATCACGACGATGGCCAGCGCCTCCGCCCCCATCCGGGACCAGCGCGTCCGGCTGCTCGCCTATGCCGGCCCCGGCGCACCTGCCAGCAGCCCGCCCGCCCCCACGGTGCGCGCGGCGACCGGCCTCGACTACGAGGCCACCATCTGGTGGGCGCTCTTCGCACCGCGCGGCCTACCGGCAGAGGTGACGCGCATCCTCAACGCCGCCGTGGTGGCGAGCCTCGCCGAACCCGACGTGGCCCGTATCTATGAGGCGGAAGGCGCGACACCCGCCCCGTCCAGCCCCGCCGAATTCGCCGAGATCCTGCGCGCCGACATCGCCCGCTTCCGCGAAGTGGCGCAGGCCGCGAACATCCGCGCGGAGTGA
- a CDS encoding tripartite tricarboxylate transporter substrate binding protein, protein MRRRTLLAAGTLFAPPALAQPRTLRLVVPYPPGGSADVLARAIAEQITAMGGRSAIVENRAGASGTIGALSVARAAPDGTTILQADGSPMSILLEAGRTQYRAEDFAPLMRLATSPFVLATRPNGPLRTLADVIAAARAAPGRITYATPGVMSFAHVVAERFAAAAGIELLHVPFQGTGPATSAVLGGQVELIPVPPGQVLDQGGGAIFRPIAITTEARHLSLPETPTFREAGVDLVFLGWRGMFLPAVTPPEALVALEQMLTQAMAGPIVTAAMQRLGEAPAPLGPRDFTRFWAEDRAAIRAILPRLPRE, encoded by the coding sequence ATGCGCCGCCGCACCCTGCTCGCCGCGGGCACGCTGTTCGCGCCCCCGGCACTCGCCCAGCCGCGCACGCTGCGCCTCGTCGTCCCCTATCCGCCGGGCGGCAGCGCCGATGTGCTGGCACGCGCCATCGCCGAGCAGATCACGGCCATGGGCGGGCGCAGCGCCATCGTGGAGAACCGCGCTGGCGCCTCGGGCACCATCGGCGCGCTCTCCGTGGCACGGGCGGCGCCTGATGGCACGACGATCCTTCAGGCCGATGGCTCGCCCATGTCCATCCTTCTGGAAGCCGGGCGCACGCAGTATCGCGCCGAGGATTTCGCACCCCTCATGCGCCTCGCCACATCGCCCTTCGTGCTGGCGACGCGCCCCAATGGGCCGCTGCGGACCCTGGCCGATGTGATCGCCGCTGCCCGCGCCGCCCCGGGCCGCATCACCTATGCCACGCCCGGCGTGATGAGCTTCGCCCATGTGGTGGCCGAGCGCTTCGCCGCCGCCGCCGGGATCGAGCTGCTGCACGTGCCTTTCCAGGGCACCGGCCCCGCCACCAGCGCCGTGCTCGGCGGCCAGGTGGAGCTGATCCCCGTCCCGCCCGGCCAGGTGCTGGACCAGGGCGGCGGCGCGATCTTCCGCCCCATCGCCATCACGACAGAGGCGCGGCACCTGAGCCTGCCCGAGACACCAACCTTCCGCGAGGCGGGCGTGGACCTGGTCTTCCTCGGCTGGCGCGGCATGTTCCTCCCCGCCGTCACGCCGCCAGAGGCACTGGTGGCGCTGGAGCAGATGCTGACACAGGCCATGGCCGGCCCCATCGTCACAGCGGCCATGCAGCGCCTGGGCGAGGCGCCGGCGCCGCTCGGCCCGCGCGACTTCACCCGGTTCTGGGCGGAGGACCGGGCTGCCATCCGCGCCATCCTGCCGCGGCTGCCCCGCGAGTAG